The following proteins are co-located in the Pseudarthrobacter siccitolerans genome:
- a CDS encoding putative quinol monooxygenase, translating to MSSPIDLQATFIPNDGEFYRVKLALEIAIDEVVNEPGCIRYELTEATEDKLVLTEQWASEEDLAKHSKGIAVQDLNESLSALLAEPVQLERL from the coding sequence ATGAGTTCTCCCATTGACCTGCAGGCAACGTTCATCCCCAACGACGGCGAGTTTTACCGTGTAAAGCTGGCCCTGGAAATCGCCATTGACGAGGTGGTGAACGAACCCGGCTGCATCCGTTACGAGCTGACGGAAGCCACCGAGGACAAGCTGGTCCTGACCGAGCAGTGGGCTTCGGAAGAAGACCTGGCGAAGCACTCCAAAGGCATCGCCGTCCAGGACCTGAACGAGTCCCTGAGCGCCCTGCTGGCCGAACCCGTCCAGCTGGAACGCCTCTAA
- a CDS encoding thioredoxin family protein gives MATLDITGEQFASTIEGNDIVLVDFWAEWCGPCKQFGPTYSAVSEKHPDVLFTKVDTEAEQQLAAEAGISSIPTLMAFREKVLVFSQPGALNAQQLEQVVDAVKALDMEEVHAHVARQREEAAAAAPGRQDGTQIPEA, from the coding sequence ATGGCTACCCTTGACATCACCGGCGAACAGTTCGCATCAACCATTGAGGGCAATGACATTGTCCTGGTGGATTTCTGGGCAGAATGGTGCGGCCCCTGCAAGCAGTTCGGCCCCACATACTCGGCCGTTTCCGAGAAGCACCCGGATGTCCTCTTCACCAAGGTGGACACGGAGGCTGAGCAGCAGCTCGCAGCTGAGGCCGGCATCTCGTCCATTCCCACGCTCATGGCCTTCCGCGAAAAGGTGCTGGTGTTCTCTCAGCCCGGCGCCCTGAACGCCCAGCAGCTGGAACAGGTGGTTGACGCCGTGAAGGCCCTGGACATGGAAGAGGTCCACGCCCACGTGGCACGCCAGCGGGAGGAAGCCGCTGCGGCCGCGCCCGGCCGCCAGGACGGCACCCAGATTCCCGAAGCATGA